The following coding sequences lie in one Microvirga sp. 17 mud 1-3 genomic window:
- the putA gene encoding bifunctional proline dehydrogenase/L-glutamate gamma-semialdehyde dehydrogenase PutA, with protein MNHATTAPLPFDPPYAEDDKAIAARLLAGARLSSERERRIDERATRLIEAIRAKGGGLGGVEEMLREYALSTKEGLALMVLAEALLRVPDAATADRLIEDKLGQADFAGHEAKSDAFLVSASAWALGITARIIQPGETPEGILRQLTKRLGLPAVRTATRQAMRVMGNHFVLGQTIDEALKRAGSSKGRLYRYSFDMLGEGARTADDARRYFESYAAAIEAIGRSAGNEPLPNRPGISVKLSALHPRYEATSRERVMRELVPLVVELAQKAKAHELNFTVDAEEADRLELSLDVIEAVVADPSLADWSGFGLAIQGYQKRAGAVIDAIAAMAERHDRRLMVRLVKGAYWDTEVKRAQERGLDDYPVFTRKAMTDLNYMACAEKLLALRPRIYPQFATHNALTVASIIERADGTEGYEFQRLHGMGEALYGRLLDDEPGLACRTYAPVGGHRDLLAYLVRRLLENGANSSFVSVAADENTPVEALLKRPADIIVSPDKARHPRLPLPRDLYGPDRANSRGVEFGHRAALEGLLAEIARGSKQAFRAEPLIDGKPATGEKRPVISPIDRTSVVGEVTEASPETADKAMMAALAGFTPWSRTAAETRSRALQRAADLLEERRGALLHLLQVEAGKTLDDAVSEVREAVDFCRYYAVQGKTLFGTGEQMPGPTGESNVLRLRGRGVFVAISPWNFPLAIFLGQVTAALMAGNAVVAKPAEQTPLIAAFAVKILHEAGVPVSALQLVPGDGRVGARLVESPHVAGVVFTGSTEVARLINRTLAAKDSAIVPLIAETGGINAMIVDATALPEQVADDVVMSAFRSAGQRCSALRLLMVQDDVADRMIEMIAGSARELKLGDPRDVPTQVGPVIDSEAKERLEAHVRAMTKSAKVHYAGEAPSAGTYVAPHIFELDRPQALAEEVFGPILHVVRYRANRLDEMLHAIESTGYGLTLGVHSRIDATVAQIADRLSVGNVYVNRNMIGAVVGVQPFGGHGLSGTGPKAGGPHYLLRFATEQTLTVNTAAAGGNANLIAMGE; from the coding sequence ATGAACCACGCCACGACCGCCCCTTTGCCCTTCGATCCGCCTTATGCGGAGGACGACAAGGCCATCGCCGCCCGGCTTCTGGCCGGCGCGCGCCTGTCCTCGGAGCGGGAGCGGCGGATCGACGAGCGGGCCACGCGCCTGATCGAGGCGATCCGCGCCAAGGGCGGCGGCCTGGGTGGCGTCGAGGAGATGCTGCGGGAATATGCGCTGTCCACGAAGGAGGGCCTTGCCCTGATGGTCCTGGCGGAAGCGCTGCTGCGGGTTCCCGATGCGGCGACCGCCGACCGTCTCATTGAAGACAAGCTGGGACAGGCGGATTTTGCCGGGCACGAGGCCAAGTCCGACGCCTTCCTGGTCTCCGCCTCGGCCTGGGCTCTCGGAATCACGGCCCGCATCATCCAGCCGGGCGAGACCCCGGAGGGCATTCTGCGCCAGCTCACCAAGCGCCTCGGCCTTCCGGCCGTGCGCACCGCGACGCGTCAGGCCATGCGCGTGATGGGCAACCATTTCGTGCTGGGCCAGACCATCGACGAGGCCCTGAAGCGGGCGGGCTCCAGCAAGGGCCGGCTCTACCGCTATTCCTTCGACATGCTGGGCGAAGGCGCCCGCACGGCCGATGACGCCCGGCGCTATTTCGAATCCTATGCGGCCGCCATCGAGGCCATCGGCCGCTCGGCCGGCAACGAGCCCCTGCCGAACCGCCCCGGCATCTCGGTCAAGCTCTCGGCCCTGCACCCGCGCTACGAGGCGACGAGCCGGGAGCGCGTCATGCGTGAGCTCGTGCCTCTCGTGGTCGAGCTGGCGCAGAAGGCCAAGGCCCATGAGCTCAACTTCACCGTGGATGCCGAGGAGGCCGACAGGCTGGAACTCTCGCTCGACGTGATCGAGGCGGTTGTGGCCGATCCGTCGCTCGCCGACTGGAGCGGGTTCGGCCTCGCCATCCAGGGCTATCAGAAGCGCGCCGGCGCGGTGATCGACGCGATTGCCGCCATGGCGGAGCGCCACGACCGGCGCCTGATGGTGCGCCTCGTCAAGGGCGCCTATTGGGACACGGAGGTGAAGCGCGCCCAGGAGCGCGGGCTCGACGACTACCCGGTCTTCACCCGCAAGGCGATGACCGACCTCAACTACATGGCCTGCGCCGAGAAGCTGCTGGCCTTGCGCCCCCGCATCTATCCCCAGTTCGCGACCCATAACGCCCTGACCGTCGCTTCCATCATCGAGCGCGCCGACGGGACGGAGGGCTACGAGTTCCAGCGCCTGCACGGCATGGGCGAGGCGCTTTATGGGCGTCTTCTCGACGACGAGCCGGGCCTCGCCTGCCGCACCTATGCGCCGGTCGGCGGCCACCGGGACCTCCTGGCTTATCTTGTGCGACGGCTTCTCGAGAACGGCGCGAACTCCTCCTTCGTATCTGTGGCGGCCGACGAGAACACGCCCGTGGAGGCGCTCCTCAAGCGCCCCGCCGACATCATCGTCTCGCCCGACAAGGCGCGGCACCCGAGGCTGCCCCTGCCCCGGGACCTCTACGGGCCGGACCGTGCCAATTCCCGGGGCGTGGAATTCGGCCATCGTGCCGCCCTCGAAGGGCTTCTGGCCGAGATCGCAAGAGGCTCGAAGCAGGCTTTCCGCGCGGAACCGCTGATCGACGGGAAGCCCGCAACAGGGGAGAAGCGGCCCGTCATCAGCCCCATCGACAGGACGAGCGTGGTCGGAGAGGTGACGGAAGCCTCCCCTGAGACCGCCGACAAGGCTATGATGGCAGCTCTTGCGGGCTTTACACCCTGGAGCCGCACCGCCGCCGAGACACGGTCCAGAGCCCTGCAGCGGGCGGCGGACCTCCTCGAGGAGCGGCGCGGCGCCCTGCTCCATCTCCTCCAGGTTGAAGCCGGCAAGACCCTCGACGACGCAGTGTCCGAGGTACGCGAGGCGGTGGATTTCTGTCGCTACTATGCGGTGCAGGGCAAGACGCTCTTCGGCACTGGGGAGCAGATGCCCGGCCCCACGGGCGAGAGCAACGTGCTGCGCCTGCGGGGGCGCGGCGTCTTCGTGGCCATTTCGCCCTGGAACTTCCCGCTCGCCATCTTCCTCGGCCAGGTGACGGCCGCCCTCATGGCGGGCAATGCGGTCGTGGCGAAGCCCGCCGAGCAGACGCCCCTGATTGCGGCCTTCGCCGTGAAAATTCTCCATGAGGCCGGCGTCCCAGTCTCGGCCCTCCAGCTCGTTCCGGGCGACGGGCGCGTCGGTGCCCGCCTTGTTGAGAGCCCCCATGTGGCCGGCGTCGTGTTCACGGGTTCGACGGAGGTGGCGCGCCTCATCAACCGGACCCTCGCGGCGAAGGACAGCGCCATCGTTCCGCTGATCGCCGAGACCGGCGGCATCAACGCCATGATCGTTGACGCCACGGCCCTGCCGGAGCAGGTGGCCGACGACGTGGTCATGTCGGCCTTCCGATCCGCCGGCCAGCGCTGCTCGGCCCTGCGCCTCCTGATGGTTCAGGACGATGTGGCGGATCGGATGATCGAGATGATCGCCGGCAGCGCCCGTGAGCTGAAGCTCGGCGACCCGCGCGACGTCCCGACCCAGGTCGGTCCGGTGATCGACAGCGAGGCGAAGGAGCGGCTCGAGGCCCATGTGCGGGCCATGACGAAGTCCGCCAAGGTACATTACGCGGGCGAGGCGCCTTCGGCCGGCACCTATGTGGCTCCGCATATCTTCGAGCTCGACCGCCCGCAGGCCCTGGCCGAGGAGGTGTTCGGCCCGATCCTGCACGTAGTCCGCTATCGGGCGAACCGTCTCGACGAGATGCTTCATGCGATCGAGTCCACGGGATACGGCCTGACGCTGGGGGTCCATTCGCGCATTGACGCGACCGTGGCACAGATCGCCGACCGTCTCTCGGTCGGCAACGTTTATGTGAACCGAAACATGATCGGTGCCGTGGTGGGCGTGCAGCCCTTCGGCGGGCATGGACTTTCGGGCACGGGCCCGAAGGCGGGTGGCCCGCACTACCTCCTGCGCTTCGCGACCGAGCAGACCCTCACCGTCAACACGGCCGCAGCCGGCGGCAACGCGAACCTGATCGCTATGGGCGAATAG
- a CDS encoding Lrp/AsnC ligand binding domain-containing protein: MTEIDRIDRKILKCLQSEGRIATVELAEKVGLSPTSTSERMKRLQREGYIAGFGARLDPHRLGLELLVFVEVSLDKTTPDVFEKFAAAVRRAPEVLECHMVAGGFDYLVKTRVADMAAYRHFLGEILLALPGVKETRTYAVMEEVKSDGLLPV; this comes from the coding sequence ATGACGGAGATCGACCGGATCGATCGAAAGATCCTGAAGTGCCTCCAGAGCGAGGGGCGGATCGCCACCGTTGAGCTTGCCGAAAAGGTCGGGCTTTCGCCCACCTCCACGAGCGAGCGCATGAAGCGGCTGCAGCGGGAGGGCTACATCGCGGGGTTCGGGGCCCGGCTCGATCCGCACCGGCTCGGGCTCGAACTTCTGGTCTTCGTGGAAGTGTCCCTGGACAAGACCACGCCCGACGTCTTCGAGAAATTCGCCGCCGCAGTCCGCCGGGCGCCCGAGGTCCTGGAATGCCACATGGTAGCCGGCGGCTTCGACTATCTGGTCAAGACCCGCGTCGCCGACATGGCCGCCTATCGCCACTTCCTGGGCGAGATCCTCCTCGCGCTGCCGGGCGTCAAGGAGACCCGCACCTATGCGGTGATGGAGGAGGTAAAGAGCGACGGGCTGCTGCCGGTTTAG